A part of Paenibacillus sp. 481 genomic DNA contains:
- a CDS encoding CdaR family protein — protein MDKWLMNNNVAKIIALAIGVLLFAVVHKDDPTTTTKPSLLEPRWIEGVKIQTVGLDPQLEVKSLRPETARIQVRGNRSKLNAALPEHYQVSVDVTGYGPGRHVISLDYKSEPGIDLLTMQPSVVTVELEEVQTKQVEVRIKTQGVPAEGYKAGTPIIRPSERVHVTLPKTRMSQVKSVSAVVSIDKANETVIHKQVKLTAYDSRGREVKGAVITPSVVEVEVPITKPFKTVPLQVNTVGELPTGLAIASLEPSVNEVTVYGPQQVLNRIEFYDSVQVDLSKFSKAGEYSLNVQLTPPPNIEKMEPSNLTVVVRITAVQKRTITGVPIRIAGNNERLKTTIAEPSSRKFDVTVIGAPNVINELRPEDIQLIANVNDLPPGEHNVTLQVNLPRFVKREDNTVFTAKIVIEDAGAPVDTKPDPTPDPGTSTGDQGGGEDTGTIDGNPSEQPDTGGNGSNPQEQQGNQNQDGQNNHDPKKDEQDSKDKENERDPTGSSSGNVPSEPGGSGP, from the coding sequence ATGGATAAATGGCTCATGAACAACAATGTGGCGAAGATTATCGCCCTTGCTATAGGTGTATTGTTATTTGCTGTTGTACATAAGGATGACCCAACGACGACTACGAAGCCGTCGCTGCTGGAGCCGCGCTGGATCGAAGGGGTTAAAATACAAACGGTGGGGCTTGATCCCCAACTAGAAGTAAAATCATTACGCCCGGAAACAGCGCGCATTCAAGTGCGAGGCAATCGTTCGAAGTTAAATGCAGCGCTACCGGAGCATTATCAGGTGTCAGTGGATGTGACAGGTTATGGACCTGGTAGACATGTGATTTCACTGGACTATAAGTCTGAGCCAGGTATTGACCTATTAACGATGCAGCCTTCAGTCGTAACCGTGGAGCTGGAGGAAGTGCAGACGAAACAGGTCGAGGTACGTATTAAAACGCAGGGTGTGCCTGCGGAAGGATATAAGGCGGGAACGCCGATCATTCGTCCGTCTGAACGGGTGCATGTGACGTTGCCTAAGACTAGGATGTCGCAAGTGAAGTCGGTCAGTGCGGTGGTTTCCATTGATAAGGCTAATGAAACGGTTATTCATAAGCAGGTAAAACTGACCGCATATGACTCGAGGGGACGCGAGGTTAAAGGTGCAGTTATAACACCGTCCGTCGTTGAGGTCGAAGTGCCTATTACGAAGCCCTTCAAGACGGTGCCGTTGCAGGTGAATACGGTTGGCGAGCTGCCAACTGGTCTCGCGATTGCGTCGCTTGAGCCAAGCGTGAATGAAGTTACTGTATATGGACCACAGCAGGTGCTGAATCGAATTGAGTTCTACGACAGCGTGCAAGTTGATCTGAGTAAATTCAGTAAAGCTGGGGAGTATTCACTGAACGTTCAATTGACGCCTCCACCTAACATTGAGAAAATGGAACCGAGCAATTTGACTGTCGTTGTGCGGATTACAGCTGTGCAAAAACGGACGATTACAGGGGTGCCTATTCGGATTGCGGGTAATAATGAGCGTCTGAAGACAACGATCGCAGAGCCGTCGTCTCGCAAGTTTGATGTTACCGTAATCGGGGCACCGAACGTCATTAATGAGCTAAGACCAGAGGATATTCAGTTGATTGCCAATGTGAACGATTTGCCGCCTGGCGAGCATAATGTTACACTGCAAGTAAACTTGCCGCGGTTTGTGAAGCGGGAAGATAACACTGTGTTCACAGCCAAGATTGTGATTGAAGATGCTGGGGCACCTGTAGATACTAAGCCTGATCCGACACCAGATCCGGGTACGTCGACAGGCGATCAGGGTGGCGGCGAGGATACGGGGACCATTGATGGGAACCCGTCGGAACAGCCCGATACAGGTGGGAATGGCTCGAATCCACAGGAACAACAGGGTAACCAGAACCAAGATGGACAGAACAACCATGATCCGAAGAAGGATGAGCAGGATAGTAAGGACAAGGAGAACGAAAGAGATCCTACTGGTTCTTCTTCGGGTAACGTGCCGTCAGAGCCAGGTGGTTCAGGGCCTTAG
- the glmM gene encoding phosphoglucosamine mutase has translation MGKYFGTDGVRGVANKELTAELAYKVGRCGGYVLTKEVQKPKVIIGMDTRVSGHMLEAALTAGLLSIGADVVHLGVVSTPAVAYLTRVMGADAGVMISASHNPVQDNGIKFFGRDGFKLLDETELEIERLMDADTDELPRPVGKDLGTVVSDTEAKWSYTEFLKTTITNRFEGKRIVLDCANGAAYELAPHLFRDLGAEVITIGAEPTGLNINEECGSTHPELLREAVLRHQADLGLAFDGDADRLIAVDEKGEEADGDFILLICGAAMKEAGRLKEDTIVTTVMSNIGFFKAAEKQSLKTAKTGVGDRYVMEEMRRGGYNLGGEQSGHVIFLDYITTGDGMLTAIQLVDTLITSGKKLSEAKALMRKYPQVLVNVRVGDKSKYNNNAVIEAAIASVEQELGDNGRVLVRPSGTESLIRVMAEGPEVEQVEAYVKRIADVVQTELS, from the coding sequence ATGGGGAAATATTTTGGTACAGATGGCGTACGTGGTGTAGCAAATAAGGAATTAACTGCGGAGCTTGCATATAAGGTTGGCCGTTGTGGTGGTTATGTGTTAACGAAAGAAGTACAAAAGCCTAAAGTCATTATCGGGATGGACACACGCGTGTCCGGTCATATGCTAGAAGCAGCGTTGACAGCGGGATTGCTGTCAATTGGTGCAGATGTTGTCCATTTGGGCGTTGTATCTACGCCAGCGGTTGCTTATTTAACGCGCGTAATGGGAGCTGACGCGGGTGTTATGATCTCGGCATCGCACAATCCGGTTCAGGATAACGGAATCAAGTTCTTCGGGCGTGACGGCTTTAAGTTGTTGGACGAAACGGAGCTTGAGATTGAGCGTTTGATGGATGCGGATACAGATGAACTGCCACGTCCGGTAGGTAAAGATTTAGGAACGGTAGTTAGCGATACAGAGGCAAAATGGAGCTATACGGAGTTTTTGAAAACGACGATAACGAACCGCTTTGAAGGCAAGCGCATCGTCCTTGATTGTGCAAACGGGGCTGCCTATGAATTGGCACCACACTTATTCCGCGATTTAGGTGCTGAAGTTATTACGATCGGGGCAGAGCCTACAGGTCTAAATATTAATGAAGAGTGCGGATCTACGCATCCTGAGCTGTTGAGGGAAGCAGTATTACGTCATCAAGCGGACTTAGGCTTGGCATTTGATGGCGATGCGGACCGACTTATTGCTGTGGATGAAAAAGGTGAAGAAGCGGACGGCGACTTTATTTTGCTTATTTGCGGAGCGGCAATGAAGGAAGCGGGTCGTCTGAAGGAAGATACGATCGTCACGACGGTGATGAGTAATATCGGCTTCTTTAAAGCTGCTGAAAAGCAAAGCTTGAAGACGGCGAAGACGGGTGTTGGCGACCGTTACGTCATGGAAGAGATGCGCCGTGGCGGTTATAATTTGGGCGGCGAGCAGTCTGGACATGTGATCTTCTTGGATTATATTACGACAGGCGACGGCATGCTGACAGCGATTCAACTCGTTGATACGTTGATTACAAGCGGTAAAAAGCTAAGCGAAGCCAAAGCGCTGATGCGCAAATATCCGCAAGTGCTTGTCAATGTGCGTGTAGGTGATAAGAGCAAGTATAACAACAACGCGGTGATCGAAGCAGCGATTGCTAGTGTGGAGCAGGAGCTTGGTGACAATGGTCGTGTACTTGTGCGCCCTTCAGGCACGGAGTCGCTCATTCGAGTAATGGCGGAAGGCCCGGAAGTGGAACAAGTTGAAGCGTATGTGAAGCGTATTGCGGATGTTGTCCAAACGGAGCTGAGCTAG